One genomic window of Nicotiana sylvestris chromosome 10, ASM39365v2, whole genome shotgun sequence includes the following:
- the LOC138879678 gene encoding uncharacterized protein, which yields MAAPPNFEEGQSTYRPPKFNGQYYGWWKTRMHNFIMAKDCELWDIICDGSYVPTKVLEELPFSMAKTSKEYTKADKKAMEKNFCAKKILECGIGPEEYNKISTCDTAKEIWEALQTAHEGTTQVKQSKIDMLTTEYELFKMRDDKSIQDMHKRFTSIINELHSLGETIPRNKLVRKILSFLPSSWESKVNAITKSKDLQELTIEELIGNLKIYELKRKIDSE from the coding sequence atggctgctccaccaaattttgaagaaggtcaatctacataccgaccacccaagttcaatggacaatactatggTTGGTGGAAAACAAGAATGCACAATTTCATCATGGCTAAGGACTGTGAATTATGGGATATCATATGCGATGGTTCTTATGTTCCAACCAAGGTACTAGAGGAACTTCCATTTTCAATGGCAAAAACCAGCAAAGAGTACACTAAAGCAGACAAGAAAGCTATGGAGAAGAATTTTTGTGCCAAGAAAATTCTAGAGTGTGGAATAGGACCTGAAGAGTACAATAAAATCTCCACCTGCGACActgccaaggagatatgggaagccttacaaacagctcatgagggaactacacaagtaaaacagtctaagattgatatgctcactaccgagtatgaactctttaAAATGAGGGACGATAAATCCATTCAAGATATGCACAaaagattcacttccatcataaatgagttacactcacttggtgaaactattcccagaaacaagctagtgaggaaaatccTCAGCTTTCTGCCTagctcttgggaaagcaaagtgaATGCTATTACTAAATCAAAGGACTTacaggagctgaccatagaagagctgATCGGAAACTTGAAGATCTATGAGTTGAAGAGAAAGATAGACAGTGAATGA